The following are from one region of the Mangifera indica cultivar Alphonso chromosome 14, CATAS_Mindica_2.1, whole genome shotgun sequence genome:
- the LOC123197067 gene encoding CYC02 protein-like: MASSKTLFLFFCLLFALVLILSSEVEADHTNERNGVEEGKYGGYPGGGYNHGGRGGYRGYPPRRGYCDNGCCRGYRYSNECHRCCAHAKEAPDAEFEDDVKN, from the exons ATGGCTTCATCAAAgactttgtttctttttttctgtctTCTCTTTGCACTCGTTCTTATACTGTCCTCTGAAGTTGAAGCTGATCATACAA ATGAAAGAAATGGCGTAGAGGAGGGCAAGTATGGAGGATACCCAGGAGGAGGGTACAATCATGGAGGGCGTGGAGGGTACAGGGGTTACCCACCAAGAAGAGGATATTGCGACAACGGATGCTGCCGTGGATACCGCTATTCAAATGAGTGCCATAGGTGCTGCGCACACGCTAAGGAGGCTCCAGATGCGGAGTTTGAGGACGATGTGAAGAACTAA